The window GGAGCGCAGCTACAACGAACATAAGAAGACAGAGGTTTCACAGCTTCAGTATAAGTTGAAGGCAAGTACAGACGCTTCGGCTGCCTACGGACGTATTCACATCTTCTATACAACGGATAAGGATGGTGATGCACCAGACAATCTTGGTAGTGTTCAGATTGGTGCTTTACTCTTCAAGGACACCAACCTCGGTGTTTGGAAGTATGGTACTAAATGGATTGCTACCAAAGAAATCAAGAAGGTATTGGGTGACGAAGGCTTCTCTTTCCTCCGTACATCAGGCAACAACCACTTCTTTGTACGTGAAAGCGACCACTTGGTTATTGATGTTACCTGCGTCATAGACAACGACACACCAGTTCTCGCATTGCTTTATAGCTACGACCCATCCGTCTCAGGCGTAAGTAGTAAGGGATTAAAAGCACAGGCAAAGATGCTTAAAAACTTCTCTGCTGCTAAGAAAGCATTGAAGTTCTAATCTAATTGTTATACCTTATTAAATTATTACATGATATGCGTATAATCAATATACATAAGCTGATGCAGTTTTCACTACTATACCTATTATTGGGGATAGTAGTTGGATGTGCTGAGAATGACAGCTTTGAACAACCCTATCTGAATGTTTCGGAGAAGGAGATTTCTTTCTCTAATCAGATGATTGAAAAGACAATTACCGTGAACACGAACTCTAAGGAGTGGATTGCTACGACACCGAAGGCGTGGGTTCACCTTACACAAAAGGGAAACGAGATTGCTGTACACGTTGATCCTAATACAACGGGGATAGAGAGAAGTAGCTATATCCTTGTTGATGGTGGCTTGGCAGTGCAGAAAATCATGGTAAGTCAGAGTGCTGCAGATATCTCACTAAACCTTAGCAATGGCGAGATTATCTTGCCACAGGCGGGTGGTACGACAACTGTCGATTTGAAGATAGATGCTACTTCCTACGATCTTACTCAGAACGAAACACCAGAGTGGATGCAGGTTATTAAGAAAAAGCATGGATTAAAGTTCATTTCTAAACCTAATTATAGCACTACGGAAAGAACGACAAAGCTGACAATAGCCTTTGCAGGAAAGAACAATGATGTGGTTGTTAAGCAGCCGGGCGTGTCAACCTTTATCTTGGCTTGTAACCCAGGTAATCCTTATAGCTTGCATAAGATGATGGACTATGAGTATCGCCGCGGTAGTTTCCTGACGGAATATGGCGGTCCTGACGAGGTAAACGGTATCTTTGAAGAAAGTTACTTCTTCAAGACTCCATCGCCTTTGTTCAAAGACGTTGTCTATGTACATGATACAAAGCACTCTGTTCCAACGCGTATCTACACACGTTCGCTGACAAGAGAGGGTGTCAACGCTGTTAAGTCGCAGGCTTTCCAAGACTTTATGAAAGCCAATGGATATACAAGGGACGAGAAAGATACAAATCATTACGTCAATATAAAGGAAGCTTTCACGATGGATGTAGATATCAGGGAGGAGAATAATAGTGTTGTGTTATTCTTCTATCAGATGCACACACAAGACCGAAGCTACCCTACCTTTAGTAGTCTTGACCTTGGTCCTGTTGACCTTTTGAACAAAACTGACAAGAAGATAAGTGACGTTGAGAAATATGAACAGGGTAAGAATAGCGAGGAAATGAAGCGACAAATGTCTAAGAGCAATGAGGTTGAAGCTATCCTTTACAAGACAAATGACCCTACACTGATTGCTCGTACTTACTTCTTCTTCCTTCGCAGTGATGCTACAACCCCACAAGATAAGGTCGGAAGCATTGAGCAGTACAGCCTGTTCTATGGTCAGCCTAACTTAGGTATATGGCAGTATGGCAACGAGTGGTTCATAACCAACGAGTTTGATAAGCTCCTTACTTCCAACAACTTCGAGTTTGTTGGCTACAATGGTAAGCATCATATCTATGCTCGTCGTTCTGACTATCTGACCTTAGCCATCTCAGGTGGCGAGTATGCTGACGTCAACAATGGTAAGGCAGTCATGCAGATTACCGTCTTGTACAAGCCTACTGTCTTTGCAGGAAGTAAAGAACAGCGGTTAGCTAAGGTAGAACGTATGCTCAAACAAACCAATCCAAAGAAATAAAATAAAGGAACATTGATGAGAAAATCGATTATATATCTATGTGCGTGTGCGCTATCTGGCATGATGGTTACGACCTCATGTCAGGACAGCCAAGACTTAGATACGACCACATCTAACACACGCTCTGTCAATATTGACAAAGACCTTTTTGCTATAAAAGGTTGCATTAATGTGAAACTATCAAAGGGTACAAACCAAGCTATACCTACAACTCGTAGTGGTAGTGTGGAGATGCAAAGCGTACCATCTGAGATAACTTCTGCAATGCAGTATTCTGGGGCTTATAAGATGGAAAGAGTCTTTAAGCCTGCTGGTGAATATGAAGCACGAACAGTAGCTGAAGGGCTCGACCGCTGGTACACGATCTATTTCGATAATAGCAAAGACGTTGCTGCTGTATTGGATCAGTTCAATAAAGCCGAGGGCGTTGAATGTGCTGAACGAGTGTTGCCAATGGCAAGACCAGAGGTTAAGGTTGCACCTTATAGCGCCCCTGAAGCAAGTATGCAGGCTACAGGAGGTAATTTTAACGACCCTCTTCTTGCGAAACAATGGCATTACTACAATAATGGTACGGTAAATCCTCGTGCAAAGAAAGGTGCTGACTGTAATGTTAAACCTGTATGGGAAAAGTACACAACAGGTAAGAAAAACGTTATTGTAGCCGTTGTCGACGGTGGTATTGACATCACCCACGAAGACTTGATAGACAATCTTTACGTCAACGAAAAGGAGAAGAATGGTCAACCTAATGTCGATGATGATGGCAATGGCTTTGTAGATGACATCTATGGTTACAACTTCGTGACAGCAAAAGACGTTGTCGGTGGTACTATCGAACCCGATGATGGCGGACACGGAACCCACGTTGCGGGTACGGTTGCTGCACGCAACAACAATGGTAAAGGTGTGGCAGGTATCGCAGGTGGCAATGGCTCGGCAGATAGTGGCGTACGCTTGTTGAGTTGTCAGATATTTAGAAACAAAGACGAACAGGGCGATGCAGCCGCTGCCATTAAGTATGCAGCTGACAACGGAGCTGTTATTTGCCAGAACTCATGGGGCTATTCGTCTGGTGCAAATGTCACAGCTATGCCGCAGTTGCTGAAAGAAGCTGTCGACTACTTCATCAAGATGGCGGGTTGTGATGCTAATGGCAATCAGCGTCCAGACTCTCCTATGAAGGGTGGTGTGGTAATGTTTGCGGCTGGTAATGAGAACAAAGAGTTCTCTGCTTACCCTGCTTGCTATGCGCCAACGGTCTCTGTGGCTGCTATGGCATGGGATTTCACTAAGGCAAGTTATAGTAACTATGCGAAATGGGTGACTATTACGGCTCCGGGTGGCGACCAAGACCGCTTCGGAAATGAAGCTGGCGTATTGAGTACCGTACCTAAGAAGAAGGTAGCATCAGGCTATGCTTACTATCAAGGTACCTCAATGGCTTGCCCACACGTATCGGGTATTGCTGCACTTATCGCCTCTTACTTTGGCAAACAGGGCTTCACTAACGAAGAATTGAAGTCACGTTTGATCACAGCTTACCGTCCTTATAACATCGATGAGCAAAATCCAACGTACAAAGGTAAGTTAGGTAAGGGTTATATCGATGCCGAAGCAGCTTTTGAATCAGACACAAAGATAGCTCCTGAGAAGGTGAGAACGCTCACACTTACACCTGACTTCGTAGACATCAATGCGGAGTGGAGCATCGCTAAGGATGAGGATAAGACCGCAGCCTTCTATCGCCTCTACATTGCTCAGGGCGAATTGACGGCTGATAAACTCAA of the Prevotella melaninogenica genome contains:
- a CDS encoding BACON domain-containing protein; the protein is MRIINIHKLMQFSLLYLLLGIVVGCAENDSFEQPYLNVSEKEISFSNQMIEKTITVNTNSKEWIATTPKAWVHLTQKGNEIAVHVDPNTTGIERSSYILVDGGLAVQKIMVSQSAADISLNLSNGEIILPQAGGTTTVDLKIDATSYDLTQNETPEWMQVIKKKHGLKFISKPNYSTTERTTKLTIAFAGKNNDVVVKQPGVSTFILACNPGNPYSLHKMMDYEYRRGSFLTEYGGPDEVNGIFEESYFFKTPSPLFKDVVYVHDTKHSVPTRIYTRSLTREGVNAVKSQAFQDFMKANGYTRDEKDTNHYVNIKEAFTMDVDIREENNSVVLFFYQMHTQDRSYPTFSSLDLGPVDLLNKTDKKISDVEKYEQGKNSEEMKRQMSKSNEVEAILYKTNDPTLIARTYFFFLRSDATTPQDKVGSIEQYSLFYGQPNLGIWQYGNEWFITNEFDKLLTSNNFEFVGYNGKHHIYARRSDYLTLAISGGEYADVNNGKAVMQITVLYKPTVFAGSKEQRLAKVERMLKQTNPKK
- a CDS encoding S8 family serine peptidase, translating into MRKSIIYLCACALSGMMVTTSCQDSQDLDTTTSNTRSVNIDKDLFAIKGCINVKLSKGTNQAIPTTRSGSVEMQSVPSEITSAMQYSGAYKMERVFKPAGEYEARTVAEGLDRWYTIYFDNSKDVAAVLDQFNKAEGVECAERVLPMARPEVKVAPYSAPEASMQATGGNFNDPLLAKQWHYYNNGTVNPRAKKGADCNVKPVWEKYTTGKKNVIVAVVDGGIDITHEDLIDNLYVNEKEKNGQPNVDDDGNGFVDDIYGYNFVTAKDVVGGTIEPDDGGHGTHVAGTVAARNNNGKGVAGIAGGNGSADSGVRLLSCQIFRNKDEQGDAAAAIKYAADNGAVICQNSWGYSSGANVTAMPQLLKEAVDYFIKMAGCDANGNQRPDSPMKGGVVMFAAGNENKEFSAYPACYAPTVSVAAMAWDFTKASYSNYAKWVTITAPGGDQDRFGNEAGVLSTVPKKKVASGYAYYQGTSMACPHVSGIAALIASYFGKQGFTNEELKSRLITAYRPYNIDEQNPTYKGKLGKGYIDAEAAFESDTKIAPEKVRTLTLTPDFVDINAEWSIAKDEDKTAAFYRLYIAQGELTADKLKDMTYIEINGMGHGLDETLKYGFDDLRDNTTYSVAVVAVDRWGNLSEPQIQKCTTKLNHAPEATNFPTEAIEIMENERKSFTFNVADPDNHNWDIKTTGETKGVSFTVNGNTVTVNLVPVLEAGSYTCTFVLSDDLGAKAEKSFTFKIVKYIPPQLTKPFENYIIGLDEGVVTIPLTGHYTHSSNTQLTYKANAANGSIATATINNDNLQLKPQTKGVTRISIAATDGRETSSDGSFQVRVVEKKSAPVYAVYPIPVQKDINTLLNPEVKQAEFVISSTVGERLMKATVTPDKNNVATLDLSKLNPGTYKLTVYTSKGNHTQMFIKR